Proteins from a single region of Styela clava chromosome 1, kaStyClav1.hap1.2, whole genome shotgun sequence:
- the LOC120348324 gene encoding uncharacterized protein LOC120348324 translates to MCSKWVTGDFNDALKAASEFSKAARENNFTPIREKIEQPLSYAPDDFVPSKSKGEYWEFHYKLHLANREEGENLHSKILNADQWKKNARMSKSALREKANDGGIYRIVTLRLYDGDKAHAKGKCDELKAWLTSNGCNVIKIQKEISVYDDYLELDQGWL, encoded by the exons ATGTGTAGTAAATGGGTGACAGGAGACTTCAACGATGCACTCAAA GCGGCCAGCGAGTTCTCCAAGGCAGCGAGAGAAAATAACTTCACGCCGATTCGAGAGAAAATTGAGCAGCCATTGTCGTACGCCCCAGATGATTTTGTGCCGTCGAAGTCGAAAGGAGAGTATTGGGAGTTTCATTATAAACTTCACCTGGCGAATAGAGAGGAGGGAGAGAATTTGCACTCCAAGATTCTGAACGCCGATCAGTGGAAGAAAAATGCGAGGATGTCAAAATCGGCTTTGCGCGAAAAGGCCAATGATGGTGGGATTTACCGAATCGTCACGTTAAGGTTGTATGATGGTGACAAAGCACACGCAAAAGGCAAATGCGATGAATTGAAAGCATGGCTAACTTCAAACGGATGTAACGTCATTAAGATTCAAAAAGAGATTTCGGTGTACGACGACTACTTGGAGCTGGACCAAGGGTGGCTATAA
- the LOC120347101 gene encoding monocarboxylate transporter 2-like, with translation MKIRARRKRYDFTTGGGRGERYDKYIPTVSSSDVKFQTSSEHSPTLERNEPFKKLSFTHSEYGARGWVVVFACFMVEGLCFGTMRALPVYFLEMQTAFHATSSQISWMLSLNLAVLHISGPVSSILCEKYGCRIVVMIGGLLASIGFVITSFSKHIAFIYIGNGVITGIGFGCAFVSANTAVGQYFRRNSSFAYCLSAVGGPMMGFVLAPLFEILNNMYGWRGAFLMISGLTLHICAAGMVMLRPEDKCIPDETKETCVTKSNIKDKPKKEQQEEECSTSREKNRLRTIAEEETSIDDSCMMNPSFVPCDDDDEIVYLPESCSQDVSDEISSESSILRLLKNVRFIAFCFNGVCIGAGAFTAPLFLVPHAVSLGFNLWDSSVLVSISSAVSIASSLFAGWVSAFPNVNILYVDAAAFAFHSVNCFFCHVVTTYNGLIVYAVGQGFGTGIILALAFSILAGIVGTECLSKGIGLFLLITSVSVLLTPPTAGWLADRTETYSSAFYLTGLASAVGFAVIIVIICLPITDSEEQSKADGVNVSLEVNTISGRSKNPGAGISSTTDNGSPYERSQEPVRRMSLFGYTAYPIPYRQIGKHSNTAVVKKKHERSKSDGQIMIPPFIRRQCKRHSIY, from the exons ATGAAAATACGCGCACGACGCAAAAGATACGACTTCAC gACGGGAGGCGGACGTGGGGAACGTTATGATAAGTACATTCCAACAGTATCATCAAGTGATGTAAAATTT CAAACTTCTAGCGAACATTCTCCGACATTAGAAAGGAACGAGCCgttcaaaaaattgtctttcACCCATTCCGAGTACGGAGCAAGAGGATGGGTTGTCGTGTTTGCTTGTTTCATGGTGGAAGGATTGTGTTTTGGAACAATGAGAGCGTTGCCAGTTTATTTTCTTGAGATGCAGACCGCGTTCCATGCTACCAGTAGTCAG ATTTCTTGGATGCTTTCTTTGAACTTGGCAGTTTTGCATATTTCTGGACCAGTAAGCAGCATATTGTGTGAAAAATATGGCTGTCGGATAGTGGTAATGATTGGAGGACTACTTGCCTCGATAGGATTTGTTATTACCAGTTTTTCTAAACATATCGCCTTCATTTATATCGGGAATGGCGTCATAACAG GTATTGGTTTTGGCTGTGCTTTTGTATCTGCAAATACCGCTGTAGGACAATATTTTCGAAGAAACTCATCATTTGCCTATTGCCTATCTGCCGTAGGAGGGCCCATGATGGGATTCGTGCTGGCGCCCTTATTTGAG ATTTTGAACAACATGTATGGTTGGAGAGGAGCGTTTTTGATGATTTCTGGCTTAACATTACATATATGTGCAGCAGGAATGGTCATGTTGCGTCCAGAAGATAAGTGCATTCCAGATGag acaAAGGAAACATGTGTAACGAAAAGTAATATCAAAG aCAAACCTAAAAAAGAGCAACAAGAAGAAGAATGTTCTACAAGTCGAGAAAAAAATAGGCTTCGGACTATAGCAg AAGAAGAAACTTCAATAGACGACAGCTGTATGATGAATCCGTCTTTCGTACCTTGCGATGATGATGACGAAATAGTCTATTTGCCTGAGTCGTGTTCACAGGATGTATCGGACGAG ATATCAAGCGAGTCTAGCATCTTACGACTTTTGAAGAATGTTCGATTTATTGCCTTCTGTTTTAACGGTGTATGCATTGGTGCTGGGGCTTTTACAGCGCCACTATTTCTCGTTCCTCACGCAGTTTCTCTTGGATTTAATCTGTGGGATTCGTCTGTTTTAGTTTCGATTTCATCAGCAGTCTCGATAGCAAGCAG TTTATTTGCTGGTTGGGTCAGCGCGTTTCCAAATGTGAATATATTATATGTTGATGCTGCAGCATTTGCCTTTCATTCGGTCAACTGCTTCTTTTGTCATGTTGTGACGACATACAACGGATTGATTGTATATGCAGTGGGCCAAGGTTTCGGTACAG GAATAATTCTGGCTCTGGCATTCTCAATTTTAGCGGGGATTGTAGGAACTGAATGTCTTTCAAAAGGCATTGGACTCTTTTTACTAATAACCAGTGTGTCAGTTCTCTTAACACCGCCTACTGCAG GTTGGCTGGCCGATCGAACGGAAACTTACTCATCGGCTTTCTATTTGACTGGACTGGCATCTGCGGTTGGTTTTGCAGTGATCATAGTTATCATTTGTTTGCCTATAACGGATTCTGAAGAACAAAGTAAAGCTGATGGCGTAAATGTATCCTTGGAAGTCAACACAATTTCTGGGCGATCCAAG aatccTGGTGCAGGCATATCGTCAACAACAGACAATGGGTCACCATACG AAAGGAGTCAAGAACCAGTCAGACGAATGTCTCTCTTTGGATACACTGCCTACCCGATACCATACCGTCAAATCGGAAAACATTCTAACACTGCGGTTGTAAAGAAGAAACATGAAAGATCGAAATCAGACGGACAAATCATGATTCCTCCATTTATTCGTCGCCAGTGTAAAAGACATTCGATATATTAG
- the LOC120348473 gene encoding uncharacterized protein LOC120348473 produces the protein MLNPPLLPCQHRIMPDIQMSATSNQYTAMRQMQEHFSASTSSPLLHVSTGRRDYQPWIQDTQRHVGNNKVASYIGTSSAYILEAAASQGHFCLSGSVLRDMPEKDVTETRKLPCHVEANCNALEASSCRTCFPRPHLPTSIGLSSNHFINPNVMSASPVRNLATCSPPRNFQTEFTNGPGAAAACHMNPRLYEIPPQIDTTELSLWRMRNHRYQPYSHRLASHSHLPHAQGSSYMPHLLSHRVSQPNQFSTPSQCNFVPGFPSGASVHHAALLALGDRLTATSSITRRCARCRCPNCLSPTELRNANGKKEHICHFPNCGKVYGKTSHLKAHIRWHLGERPFVCNWLFCGKSFTRSDELQRHLRTHTGEKKFQCQICEKKFMRSDHLSKHVKIHRKKSQQNNTDEEPQEKTENDEESSKKLET, from the exons ATGTTGAACCCTCCTCTGTTACCATGTCAACATAGAATCATGCCAGATATACag ATGTCAGCTACCTCAAACCAATACACAGCTATGCGTCAAATGCAAGAACATTTTTCTGCATCAACTTCATCTCCATTACTTCACGTATCGACAGGAAGACGAGATTATCAGCCTTGGATACAAGATACTCAGCGTCACGTTGGAAATAATAAAGTGGCGTCGTATATTGGAACAAGCTCGGCATATATTTTAGAGGCTGCCGCTTCACAAG GTCACTTCTGTTTGTCTGGTTCTGTATTACGTGATATGCCAGAAAAAGATGTAACCGAAACAAGAAAGTTACCATGCCATGTTGAAGCCAATTGTAATGCTCTTGAAG cgAGTTCATGCAGGACTTGTTTTCCTCGTCCACATCTTCCCACATCGATAGGTTTGTCATCAAATCATTTCATAAACCCAAATGTTATGTCGGCATCACCAGTACGAAATTTAGCAACCTGCTCTCCACCGAGAAATTTTCAGACTGAGTTTACCAACGGTCCTGGGGCTGCTGCGGCGTGCCACATGAACCCAAGACTGTATGAG ATTCCACCGCAAATAGACACGACTGAACTATCATTATGGAGGATGAGAAATCATCGCTATCAACCCTACTCACATCGTTTGGCATCTCACTCACATCTTCCTCATGCACAAG GGTCTTCCTACATGCCGCATCTACTTTCACATCGGGTATCGCAACCGAATCAGTTTTCAACTCCGAGTCAGTGTAATTTTGTACCGGGGTTTCCATCCGGAGCCTCCGTGCACCACGCAGCACTGTTGGCACTTGGAGATAGGCTGACAGCTACGTCATCTATTACTCGAAG ATGCGCCAGATGTCGATGTCCAAATTGTCTTTCACCGACAGAATTAAGAAATGCTAATGGAAAGAAAGAACACATTTGCCACTTTCCTAATTGTGGAAAAGTTTACGGAAAAACATCGCATCTGAAG gCGCACATAAGATGGCATCTTGGCGAACGACCTTTTGTTTGTAATTGGTTATTTTGCGGAAAAAGTTTTACAAGGAGTGACGAATTACAGCGGCATCTTCGAACGCACACAGGCGAGAAGAAATTTCAATGTCAG ATTTGCGAGAAAAAGTTCATGAGATCAGATCACTTATCAAAACATGTTAAAATTCATCGTAAAAAATCACAACAAAATAATACTGATGAAGAACCACaggaaaagactgaaaatgACGAAGAATCATCGAAGAAATTAGAAACCTAA